In the genome of Candidatus Bathyarchaeota archaeon, the window AAAAATATGGAGCAAGCTGCTAAAGTTTTTGGTCCAGCTCAAGCAGCTGTAGCTAAAGCTGTTGCAGATGCTGTTGAAGAAGGTATTATTCCGAAAGATAAAATTGATGAATGGGTTATTATATGCAGTGTTTTTATTCATCCAGAAGCTAAAGATCCAAGGCGAATATATCATTACAATTATAGCGCAACTAAATTAGCGCTTAAAAGAGCTTTAATGAATTACCCAAGCTTAGAGAAAATAATGTATGATAAGGATAGAGCAACTCATCCAATAATGGGCTTTAGAGTTCCAAGATTATGGATGCCACCTTACCTTCAAGTAGCTTTAGATATTCCAGATTTAGAGAAAACAAAAGCTATTATAGCTGAGCTTCCTAAAAGCGATAGAATAATTCTTGAAGCTGGGACTCCACTTATAAAAAGATACGGTGCTAGAGTAATTCAGGAATTAAGAGAAATAGCTAAAGATGTATTTATAATAGCTGATTTAAAAACGCTTGATGTAGGTCAAGTGGAAGTGGATTTAGCTTATGAAGAAACTGCAGATGCTGTTGTAGCTTCAGGTTTAGCCAGTATAGAAACATTAAATAAATTTATTTATGAAGCTAAAAGACTTGGGATATACGCTGCAATAGATATGATGGATGTAGCTAACCCATTAAAGCTTTTAGATCAATTAACTGATTTACCTGATATAGTTATTATTCATAGAGGAATAGATGAAGAAAAAATAAAGAAAACAAGATGGGAATTAATTAAAGAGCTTAAAGAAAAATATAAAGAAAGAAGAATGCTTATAGCTGTAGCTGGAGGAATAGAACCTTCAACAGTTCCTTTAGCTTTAGAGTCAGGTGCAGACATAATAGTTGTAGGAAGATATATAACGCAATCGAAAGATGTTAAAAAAGCAGCGAGAGAATTCTTAGTTCACTTAGGATTAGACATGGATGTATTTAGAGTTCATATAGAGTAACTGCTATGCTTTTAAAGTAACAGTGAAAAAGCAAAATTATAAATTTTTATTATACTAAAATATCTATTATTTCTTTTCATGAACTTAGAATCTGATTTTATTAAATGGAAATGGCGTATCTTAATAATTTGGAACATTTTCTATATCTTTTATTATCTTGGTAGAGTTCATTATGGGCTTACGCTTCCATGGATAAAAGGAGATTTAAAACTTACAATTACAGAAGCAAGCTTTATAGCTTCAGGAGGTTTTTGGGCTTATGCTTTAGGCAACATAATATTTGGAAGAGTTAGCGATAAAATAGGTTATAAAAAACTATTGTTTTCAGCAGCAGTTCTTACAACTATAATGAATTGGATCGCCAGCTTTGCTTATTCATTTCAAGCACTTTTAATACCATTCATAATTAATGGTTTTATTCAAGCTATGGGTTATGCTCCTGGGGAAGCTATGGTTGCTCAATGGTGGCGAAGAAAAGAATGGGGAACAACAGTTGGCTTCACAGGTTTAAGCGCATCTTTATCTATTCTCGTTGTTTGGGTTATAACTGGTTGGTTTGCTTCAAATTATGGTTGGAGAGCAGCATGGCGATACCCTTTATTAATAACTTTATCAATTGGGATAATTCTCTATATTATTGCTAAAGATAAACCAAGTGACGTGGGTTTCCCAATGTATAATGATTTCAACGGAGATAATCAAGCCATAAAAGAAAAATTCAACCCCTACATTTATTTATTTTCAAACAAGAAATTTCTATTAATTTGTTTTGTTGGTGCATTGCTTTTTATTGGTCGATATGGATTAATAACTTGGATACCTCTATACTATGCTGAAAATGGAATAGCCTTATCAATTATCCCATTAACAACTATAACTTTACCTATAGGGCAAGCTTTAGGAGCTGTTTCAGCTGGTTTAATATCAGATAAATTTTTTAAATCTAACCGCTATAAAACTGTTTGCATATACTCAATTGCTGGTTGTTTAACATTAGTTGCTTTAGCTTTAACCTCTATTAACTTA includes:
- a CDS encoding bifunctional 5,6,7,8-tetrahydromethanopterin hydro-lyase/3-hexulose-6-phosphate synthase, whose translation is MFLVGEALVGSGPEVAHIDLIIGDKEGVVGQAFATSLANLSAGHTPLLAVIRPNLPPKPFTLLIPKVTIKNMEQAAKVFGPAQAAVAKAVADAVEEGIIPKDKIDEWVIICSVFIHPEAKDPRRIYHYNYSATKLALKRALMNYPSLEKIMYDKDRATHPIMGFRVPRLWMPPYLQVALDIPDLEKTKAIIAELPKSDRIILEAGTPLIKRYGARVIQELREIAKDVFIIADLKTLDVGQVEVDLAYEETADAVVASGLASIETLNKFIYEAKRLGIYAAIDMMDVANPLKLLDQLTDLPDIVIIHRGIDEEKIKKTRWELIKELKEKYKERRMLIAVAGGIEPSTVPLALESGADIIVVGRYITQSKDVKKAAREFLVHLGLDMDVFRVHIE
- a CDS encoding MFS transporter, encoding MNLESDFIKWKWRILIIWNIFYIFYYLGRVHYGLTLPWIKGDLKLTITEASFIASGGFWAYALGNIIFGRVSDKIGYKKLLFSAAVLTTIMNWIASFAYSFQALLIPFIINGFIQAMGYAPGEAMVAQWWRRKEWGTTVGFTGLSASLSILVVWVITGWFASNYGWRAAWRYPLLITLSIGIILYIIAKDKPSDVGFPMYNDFNGDNQAIKEKFNPYIYLFSNKKFLLICFVGALLFIGRYGLITWIPLYYAENGIALSIIPLTTITLPIGQALGAVSAGLISDKFFKSNRYKTVCIYSIAGCLTLVALALTSINLNPILSAILLALGGFFTFGAAIPVFVLALETGRREMPGTAVGIFDFFCYVGSGLQGLIIGFILYITNNNWLITFIILAGLIASSSVLIFATKK